The proteins below come from a single Candidatus Polarisedimenticolaceae bacterium genomic window:
- a CDS encoding mechanosensitive ion channel family protein — MIAFALAMLLAAPAAAVPPPPDGPEPEVVETAPVVVDGVERFRVRGVASLAASDRARRISARIVDAARDGSLPIESLTTKPVELGLEIALGPRPLMVVGAPDAELAGVDATIVASLFSEQMRDAIVGFRGDRQPRALARSAGYAVLTAAILALVLFVLRRLFRGLESWLERRYGERIRSLRMRSFPVMDAERLLAMLRRTIRTLHLLLTLVSVFAAVQISLELFPWTRAVSRGLLSYVMDPLRRIGSGVLDYIPSLVFLVILVFVTRWALKLLKLFFNKIESGAIAFESFEADWASPTFRIVRILVLAFALVVAYPYLPGSDSGAFKGVSLFLGLMFSLGSSSAISNMIAGYSLTYRRAFKVGDVIRVDDHQGVVTAVRLLVTHIRTRTNEEVIVPNSTILGGNIVNFSSVARRDGLILHTNVGIGYEVPWRQVEAMLLLAAERTPGLRPEPKPFVLQTALGDFAVTYELNVYTENPAVMARTYADLHRNIQDVFNEYGIQIMTPAYEGDPAEPKVVPKERWHEAPAPPPAAGA; from the coding sequence ACCGGGCGCGACGGATTTCCGCGCGTATCGTGGACGCGGCACGCGACGGTTCGCTTCCGATCGAGTCGTTGACGACGAAGCCCGTCGAGCTGGGGCTCGAGATCGCCCTCGGCCCACGCCCCCTGATGGTCGTGGGCGCGCCCGACGCCGAACTGGCGGGCGTCGACGCGACGATCGTGGCCAGCCTCTTCTCGGAGCAGATGCGCGACGCGATCGTCGGATTCCGCGGCGACCGGCAGCCCCGCGCCCTCGCCCGCTCGGCCGGCTACGCCGTGCTGACCGCGGCGATCCTCGCGCTCGTGTTGTTCGTCCTGCGGCGCCTGTTCCGCGGGCTCGAATCGTGGCTGGAGCGGCGCTACGGCGAGCGGATCCGCTCCCTAAGGATGCGGTCCTTCCCCGTCATGGACGCCGAACGGCTCCTGGCGATGCTCCGACGGACGATCCGCACGCTCCACCTGCTGCTGACCCTCGTCTCCGTGTTCGCCGCCGTCCAGATCTCCCTCGAGTTGTTCCCCTGGACGCGCGCGGTCTCGCGGGGGCTCCTCTCGTACGTGATGGACCCGCTCCGCAGAATCGGGAGCGGGGTCCTCGACTACATCCCCAGCCTCGTCTTCCTGGTGATCCTCGTCTTCGTCACGCGATGGGCGCTGAAGCTCCTGAAGCTGTTCTTCAACAAGATCGAATCGGGGGCGATCGCCTTCGAGTCCTTCGAGGCCGACTGGGCCTCGCCGACCTTCCGCATCGTGCGGATCCTGGTGCTCGCCTTCGCCCTCGTCGTCGCCTACCCCTACCTGCCGGGATCGGACTCGGGCGCCTTCAAGGGGGTCTCGCTGTTCCTGGGCCTCATGTTCTCGCTCGGTTCGTCCTCGGCGATTTCCAACATGATCGCGGGGTACTCCCTGACCTACCGTCGTGCGTTCAAGGTCGGCGACGTCATCCGGGTCGACGACCACCAGGGCGTGGTCACCGCCGTGCGCCTGCTGGTGACGCACATCCGGACGAGGACCAACGAGGAGGTCATTGTCCCGAACTCCACGATCCTGGGAGGCAACATCGTGAACTTCAGCTCGGTCGCCCGCCGCGACGGGTTGATCCTCCACACCAACGTCGGGATCGGGTACGAGGTCCCGTGGCGGCAGGTCGAGGCGATGCTCCTCCTCGCGGCGGAGCGGACTCCGGGGCTTCGCCCCGAGCCGAAGCCCTTCGTCCTGCAGACGGCGCTGGGCGACTTCGCCGTGACCTACGAGCTGAACGTGTACACCGAGAACCCCGCCGTGATGGCGCGGACCTACGCCGACCTCCACCGGAACATCCAGGACGTCTTCAACGAATACGGGATCCAGATCATGACCCCCGCCTACGAGGGGGACCCCGCCGAGCCGAAGGTCGTCCCCAAGGAGCGCTGGCACGAGGCGCCGGCGCCGCCCCCGGCGGCGGGGGCGTGA
- a CDS encoding DcaP family trimeric outer membrane transporter, with amino-acid sequence MPRVVTGCLLLVLGLLGAPPMRAEEAPAKAPAKRKAPPKPSTTQLLKMIEEQRALIDEQHRLLAEQAARIAAQEARIEEDAAAAAVREARLAELEVRLAELTRELEAVAAEIPAIQEQQALAERLEKVEAEMQKPPELPEGVVSAGYFPGSIRIPGTDSAIKFGGRIRTAAVVTLDPLGSDDRFITNSIPVEPDDAGAGTGKRTTFSANTSRFNVEVRTPSGAGYMRVFLEGDFFGESGSGSRTSFRLRHAFAEFRGILFGQTWSTFSDPAADHEDLDFEGINGENVIRQPQFRYTWPAGERVALAVAAEAPEVSLTGGQGVNLVPDLVGRAVWKVRDIGHLQASAVLRQIKGEWELDPT; translated from the coding sequence ATGCCGAGGGTGGTCACCGGATGTCTCCTGCTGGTCCTGGGCCTTCTCGGCGCCCCGCCGATGCGCGCCGAAGAGGCGCCCGCGAAGGCGCCCGCGAAGCGAAAGGCCCCTCCCAAGCCGTCCACCACCCAACTCCTGAAGATGATCGAGGAGCAGCGTGCGCTGATCGACGAGCAGCATCGGCTCCTCGCCGAGCAGGCCGCCCGGATCGCCGCGCAGGAGGCCCGGATCGAGGAGGACGCCGCCGCGGCCGCGGTCCGGGAGGCGAGGCTCGCCGAGCTTGAGGTCCGTCTCGCCGAGCTGACCCGGGAGCTGGAAGCCGTCGCCGCGGAGATCCCCGCCATCCAGGAGCAGCAGGCCCTCGCCGAGCGCCTGGAGAAGGTCGAGGCCGAGATGCAGAAACCCCCGGAGCTCCCCGAGGGGGTGGTCTCCGCCGGCTACTTCCCGGGCTCGATCCGCATCCCGGGGACCGACAGCGCCATCAAGTTCGGCGGCAGGATCCGAACCGCCGCCGTCGTGACCCTCGATCCCCTCGGCTCCGACGACCGGTTCATCACGAACTCGATCCCCGTGGAGCCGGACGACGCGGGAGCGGGGACGGGGAAACGCACCACCTTCTCCGCGAACACGAGCCGCTTCAACGTCGAGGTCCGCACGCCCAGCGGCGCCGGGTACATGCGCGTCTTCCTGGAGGGGGACTTCTTCGGCGAGTCGGGGAGCGGCAGCCGGACGTCGTTCCGCCTCCGCCACGCCTTCGCGGAGTTCCGCGGGATCCTCTTCGGACAGACCTGGTCCACCTTCTCCGATCCCGCCGCCGATCACGAGGACCTGGACTTCGAGGGGATCAACGGCGAGAACGTGATCCGGCAACCCCAGTTCCGTTACACCTGGCCCGCGGGCGAGCGCGTGGCCCTCGCCGTCGCCGCGGAAGCCCCGGAGGTCTCCCTGACCGGAGGCCAGGGCGTGAATCTCGTGCCCGACCTCGTCGGCCGGGCGGTCTGGAAGGTCCGCGACATCGGTCACCTCCAGGCCTCGGCCGTGCTGCGCCAGATCAAGGGCGAGTGGGAGCTCGACCCGACC